In a single window of the Mus musculus strain C57BL/6J chromosome 6, GRCm38.p6 C57BL/6J genome:
- the Nat8f4 gene encoding uncharacterized protein LOC75541 isoform 2 (isoform 2 is encoded by transcript variant 2) has translation MAFYHIRQYQEKDHKKVLELFSRGMKEHVPAAFHHMLTLPQTLLLLPGVPVTIVLVSGSWLLATVCSFLFLLCLRLLIWLSWRNYVATSLQADLADITKSYLNAHGSFWVAESGDQGADRGSGDSGERSSLMSPRQ, from the exons ATGGCTTTTTATCACATCCGACAGTACCAGGAGAAGGACCACAAAAAGGTCCTGGAATTGTTCTCCAGGGGCATGAAGGAACATGTCCCTGCTGCCTTCCACCATATGCTGACACTACCTCAGACTCTCCTGCTTTTACCTGGGGTGCCTGTGACCATAGTCCTAGtgtctggctcctggctcctggccaCAGTATgcagctttctctttctcctttgcctGCGGCTCCTTATCTGGCTTTCTTGGAGAAATTACGTGGCTACAAGTTTGCAAGCTGACCTGGCTGACATCACCAAGTCTTACCTGAATGCACATGGCTCCTTCTGGGTGGCTGAGTCTGGAGACCAG GGGGCTGACAGAGGCTCAGGAGACTCTGGAGAGCGTTCCTCTCTGATGTCACCCAGGCAGTAA
- the Nat8f4 gene encoding uncharacterized protein LOC75541 isoform X1, producing MAFYHIRQYQEKDHKKVLELFSRGMKEHVPAAFHHMLTLPQTLLLLPGVPVTIVLVSGSWLLATVCSFLFLLCLRLLIWLSWRNYVATSLQADLADITKSYLNAHGSFWVAESGDQVVGIVGARPVKDPPLGKKQMQLFRLSVSSQHRGQGIAKALVRTVLWFARDQDYSDVVLETSCVQYSAVALYQAMGFRKTDQYFVSIATRLMGLSILHFTYSLPFAWGSGM from the coding sequence ATGGCTTTTTATCACATCCGACAGTACCAGGAGAAGGACCACAAAAAGGTCCTGGAATTGTTCTCCAGGGGCATGAAGGAACATGTCCCTGCTGCCTTCCACCATATGCTGACACTACCTCAGACTCTCCTGCTTTTACCTGGGGTGCCTGTGACCATAGTCCTAGtgtctggctcctggctcctggccaCAGTATgcagctttctctttctcctttgcctGCGGCTCCTTATCTGGCTTTCTTGGAGAAATTACGTGGCTACAAGTTTGCAAGCTGACCTGGCTGACATCACCAAGTCTTACCTGAATGCACATGGCTCCTTCTGGGTGGCTGAGTCTGGAGACCAGGTAGTTGGCATAGTGGGTGCTCGGCCAGTCAAGGACCCTCCATTAGGGAAGAAGCAGATGCAGCTCTTTCGCCTGTCTGTGTCCTCACAGCATCGAGGACAGGGGATAGCAAAAGCACTAGTCAGAACTGTCCTCTGGTTTGCTCGGGACCAGGACTACAGTGATGTTGTCCTTGAGACCAGTTGTGTGCAGTACAGTGCTGTGGCTCTCTACCAGGCCATGGGCTTCCGGAAAACAGACCAGTACTTTGTGAGCATAGCCACAAGGTTAATGGGTCTTTCTATCCTTCATTTCACCTACTCTCTCCCTTTTGCTTGGGGATCAGGGATGTGA
- the Nat8f1 gene encoding probable N-acetyltransferase CML1: MVPYHIRQYQDSDHKRVVDVFTKGMEEYIPSTFRHMLMLPRTLLLLLGVPLALVLVSGSWILAVICIFFLLLLLRLLARQPWKEYVAKCLQTDMVDITKSYLNVHGACFWVAESGGQVVGIVAAQPVKDPPLGRKQLQLFRLSVSSQHRGQGIAKALTRTVLQFARDQSYSDVVLETSALQQGAVTLYLGMGFKKAGQYFMSIFWRLAGICTIQLKYSFPSA; the protein is encoded by the coding sequence ATGGTTCCTTATCACATCCGACAGTACCAGGACAGCGACCATAAAAGAGTCGTGGATGTGTTCACCAAGGGCATGGAGGAGTACATTCCCTCTACCTTTCGGCACATGCTTATGCTGCCCCGAACCCTCCTGCTCTTACTTGGGGTGCCCCTTGCCCTGGTCCTGGTGTCTGGCTCCTGGATCCTGGCTGTTAtttgcatcttctttctgctCCTACTTCTGCGGCTCCTTGCCagacagccctggaaggaatatGTGGCCAAATgtttgcagacagacatggttgaCATCACCAAGTCTTACCTGAATGTACATGGCGCCTGCTTCTGGGTGGCTGAGTCTGGGGGGCAGGTGGTGGGCATAGTGGCTGCTCAGCCAGTCAAGGATCCTCCACTAGGGAGGAAGCAGCTGCAGCTCTTTCGCCTGTCTGTGTCCTCACAGCATCGAGGACAGGGGATAGCGAAAGCGCTGACCAGAACTGTCCTCCAGTTTGCAAGGGACCAGAGTTACAGTGATGTTGTCCTTGAGACCAGCGCCTTGCAGCAAGGTGCTGTGACTCTCTACCTGGGCATGGGCTTCAAGAAGGCAGGCCAGTACTTCATGAGTATATTCTGGAGGTTAGCAGGTATTTGTACAATTCAATTAAAGTACTCCTTCCCTTCTGCCTAG
- the Nat8f1 gene encoding probable N-acetyltransferase CML1 isoform X1, with the protein MPRFETQKSPMVPYHIRQYQDSDHKRVVDVFTKGMEEYIPSTFRHMLMLPRTLLLLLGVPLALVLVSGSWILAVICIFFLLLLLRLLARQPWKEYVAKCLQTDMVDITKSYLNVHGACFWVAESGGQVVGIVAAQPVKDPPLGRKQLQLFRLSVSSQHRGQGIAKALTRTVLQFARDQSYSDVVLETSALQQGAVTLYLGMGFKKAGQYFMSIFWRLAGICTIQLKYSFPSA; encoded by the coding sequence ATGCCAAGATTTGAGACCCAGAAGTCTCCCATGGTTCCTTATCACATCCGACAGTACCAGGACAGCGACCATAAAAGAGTCGTGGATGTGTTCACCAAGGGCATGGAGGAGTACATTCCCTCTACCTTTCGGCACATGCTTATGCTGCCCCGAACCCTCCTGCTCTTACTTGGGGTGCCCCTTGCCCTGGTCCTGGTGTCTGGCTCCTGGATCCTGGCTGTTAtttgcatcttctttctgctCCTACTTCTGCGGCTCCTTGCCagacagccctggaaggaatatGTGGCCAAATgtttgcagacagacatggttgaCATCACCAAGTCTTACCTGAATGTACATGGCGCCTGCTTCTGGGTGGCTGAGTCTGGGGGGCAGGTGGTGGGCATAGTGGCTGCTCAGCCAGTCAAGGATCCTCCACTAGGGAGGAAGCAGCTGCAGCTCTTTCGCCTGTCTGTGTCCTCACAGCATCGAGGACAGGGGATAGCGAAAGCGCTGACCAGAACTGTCCTCCAGTTTGCAAGGGACCAGAGTTACAGTGATGTTGTCCTTGAGACCAGCGCCTTGCAGCAAGGTGCTGTGACTCTCTACCTGGGCATGGGCTTCAAGAAGGCAGGCCAGTACTTCATGAGTATATTCTGGAGGTTAGCAGGTATTTGTACAATTCAATTAAAGTACTCCTTCCCTTCTGCCTAG